GAGTTTACCGCAGCAGGCAGGTCATGCGGCGCAACTTTAAACGGGACATAGCACATATCAAGTCCGAGCTTGTCAAAGGCTGCATTGTGCATATTAGGCGAGAGAGAGTGCTCGACCGGATATCCGAATATGCTGATTATTTTAGTCTTCCCACTTACATCCATCTTTTATCCCTTCTATAAGCCCCTGAGGTGTTGACTCGATGACCTTGACCGGAATGCCAAGCGTCTCTTCGATGTCCTTGATCTTAACATTATCAAGAAATACATTTGTCTCATCCCTAAGTGTTACATCAGGGACAAGAATACAGTCCGCCCTTGTCTTGCCGACGAGGGTCTTTATTATGTCCTTGCCTGTCAAGAGCCCGGCAACGGTCACTGACGAACCAAAGTGCCTGTTCTCAACTTCAAAGACCTCAAGGTTCAGGCCTTCTATCGTGTCCAGCCTTTTTTTGAATTCAGTAAGATACGGCATAAAAGATTTGCCTGTGAATGTGGCTATATTTTTCGGCTCGATCTTTTTCGGGAGTTTTGCTTTTTTAGCCAGGTTCAAAAACAGCGGCACCATTCCGACACCATTCTCTAATTGAGGGAGGTCGCCGTAGTTCTTTAATGCCGGGAACGGCATGCCTGCATCTATGTATAATTCATCAGCGATGTAAACCAGTGTGTCTCCGTGGCGTTTATTGAATCTTAGCTGGAGCTTTTTAACTTCCTCAATAACCTTTTTTGCTTCATCAGTTTCAACAGGCCTGACAAGCTTCTTCCTGTATTTGGTCAGGCCGACAGGCACAACCGAGATGGAGAGCATATACGGGTAGAATTTTGAGAGGTCTCTTATTGTGTTCAGAAGTTCTTCACCGTCATTAAAGCCGGGGCAGAGCACTATCTGGGCGTGTATCCTTATCTTGTGCGAAGTGAAGTATTTTATATCTTCAAGTATGTCAGGCGCTTTTTTGTTGCCTAACATCTTCCTTCTCAGGTCAGTGTTCGTCGTATGCACGGATAAATACAGCGGGCCCAGACGTTGCGAAACGATCCGCTCCTTATCTTTTTTTGTGAGGTTGGTCAGTGTTACGTAATTGCCGTAAAGAAAGGACATGCGGTAATCATCGTCCTTCAGATAGAGGCTCTTCCTCATGCCTTTGGGAAGCTGGTTCACAAAGCAGAATATGCAGTTGTTATTGCAGGATTTCGTCTTGAAGGATTTAAGTTCAATATCAAGGTTTGAGATATCTTTCTTTGGAACAGTGAAGTTCAGCTTTTTATCTCCTCTGATGATATCCATATGCAGAGATGAATCTGCGGCATGGAACATGTAATCGATTATGTCCTTAACAGGCTCGTTATTAATGGCTGCAATGACATCGCCTTTTTTCAATCCGAGCTTTTCTGCGTTGCTGCCTTCTTTTATGTGGTTGATGCTTAGGTTCATGATCTTTATGCCTGGCCGTTGCCGGGATTAATTGTTTTTAGCCCGTTATATATGTACTGCAGCCCTGAAACTATCGTCAGGAATGCTATGAATATCAGTAATAGAAACAGTGAAGATGTATCACCATTCATATTTATAAGCAGCAGGACAACACCTATCAAAACAAACTGAAACGCGCTTGATGTCTTCCCTAAAATAGTCGGTTCGATCTTAAGCCTGTTAACGATAAAGTATGTGATGATGCATCCGGTAATAACGATAAGGTCCCTGCTTATAACCACGATAGTGATCCACTTTGGTATCATGCCGTAATATGTCATCAGCACAAATGATGTCACCATAAAGAATTTGTCTGCAATCGGGTCTAATATCCTGCCAAGTTCGGTTGTCTGTTTTGTTATCCTCGCTACAAGCCCGTCAAAAATATCTGTGCAGGCTGCAAGTATAAATATATAAAGCGCGGCCTGGTATTTATTGTACATAAACGCAGCAACAAATGGCGGCAATAAAAGTATCCTTGTGACGGTAAGAATATTGGGAATATTTTTAATCATAAATAAATATCCTGCATTACAAATGTCCTACTCCAAAGCTGTCACTCCCGCTTGCCTTGTGCCCTTTGGGTATCGGGAGTCATTCAGCTATACAGATTCCGGACAAGCCAACAGTAGGCTAGCCGGAGCAGCCGGAATGACAAGGTTATGGTTTGCATAGGACATTAGATTTATAGTAATTAATAACTTATAACTCTATATAAATAAAAGAGTTAGCATGTGTAGCCGAGAAAAAACTTCAAAAAATAAAACAGCCCCTGTCAATGAATGATAACAGGGGCTGTCAAAGCTTATTTATGTATTTTTAAAATACACCTTGAACTTTGCCTGTTTCAGTATCTACATCAACTCGTTTGAATGCAGGGTTGGAGCTCGTTCCGGGCATCAGACTGATCGCTCCTGCAACAGGTACGATAAATTGTGCGCCGCCGTATGTGAGAACCTCTCTGATCTTGAGCTTCCATCCGGTAGGCACGCCCTTAAGTGCAGGATTATCAGAAAGAGAGAGATGGGTCTTTACCATGCACAGCCCTAACTTTGAAAGCTCAGGGTCTTTCTGTATCCTGGCAAGAGCTGTCTCTGCCTCAGGGGAGTATTCAACTCCGTCAGCTCCGTATACTTCCTTTGCGATAAGCTCGATACGCTCTTTAACAGGCTGATCAAGTTCGTAGAGGAATTTAAAATCATTCTTCTCTTCACATGCCGCAACAACCGCTTCGGCAAATTCAATAGCGCCTGCGCCGCCTTTTTCCCAGTGCTTTGAGAGAGCGACCTTGGCGCCTGCGGCTTCAACGAGTTCGCGGACCTTTGCGATCTCAGCAGGGGTGTCAGTGTAAAATGCATTGATGCAGACAACCGGGCTGATGCCTGCTTTTCTGACATTCTTGATATGATGGAGCAGGTTGCCGCAGCCTTTTTCTACCCAGCCGACATTCTCAGTGCTGTATTCTTTGGGCATAGGCTTGCCGGGAACAGGCACCGGCGCTCCGCCGTGGCATTTAAGCGCCCTGATAGTTGCGACAACAACTGCGCAGTCAGGAATGAGTTTGCTGAAACGGCATTTAAGGTTCCAGAACTTTTCAAAACCGATATCAGCTCCGAATCCGGATTCTGTCACGTGATAATCAGAAAGTTTCAGCCCTATCTGGTCAGCGATTATAGAGCTCTGGCCGATCGCGATATTGGCAAATGGGCCGGCATGAACAATGACAGGCTGGCCTTCAATGGTCTGCATAAGGCTTGGATTCAAGGCTGAAACCATCCATGCTGTCATCGCTCCGGCGACCTGAAGGTCTTCAGTTGTGATGGGTTTACCCTTCTTGTTGTAAGCCACGACTATCTTGCCCATGCGCTCGCGCATGTCCTTCAGGCTGGTTGCGACTGAAAGTATCGCCATGACCTCTGATGAAACAGCGATGCCGAATTTCGACTTCATCAGGAAGCCGTCCTTATTGCCGTTAACTCCGTCAATGCCGATTATGATATTCCTTAAAGACTGCGCGCAGAAATCGATTATCCATCCCATCTCAACCTTTGTAGGGTCGATATCAAGCCTCTCCATATTGCTCAGCCTGACAAGCTGCTCATCATTATAATTACGTTCGTGCTGCATCCTTGAGGTAAGGGCGACCATGGCAAGGTTGTGCGCGTTCATGATGGCGTTGATGTCGCCTGTGAATCCGAGTGAGAAGGGGGTCAGCGGGATACACTGCGCAAGCCCGCCGCCCGCGGCAGAACCCTTGATATTCATTGTAGGCCCGCCTGAAGGCTGCCTTATCGCTGCGCTTACATTTTTTCCAAGCTTTCCAAGTCCCTGCACAAGGCCCATTGTTGATGTTGATTTTCCCTCTCCAAGCGGAGTGGGGGTAATTGCCGTTACGTCAATGTACTTTCCGTTAGGCCTGTCCTTAAGGCGTTCAAGAACTGCCCTGTAGTCTATCTTTCCGATGTAATGGCCCTGAGGTAGAAGCTCCTCCTTCTTAAGTCCAAGGCGTTCTCCTATCTCATAGATAGTTGCCATTGTTTTCTCTGCTTCTTCTGCAATCTCCCAGTCTTTGTGTTTAGTTGGATCGAGTGGCATTGTTTTAATGTCCTCCTTAATTTTTGATATTGTTGAGCTGTTTAATGCAGACTGAAATGCTTTGCAGTTTGTATGGAGTAACTCTATAATATCTGCAACCCTGAAAATCACAAATCAGGGTCTAAAACTTTAGCATAGTGTAAACTTGAGTGTCAAACTGAATTTGTACTGCTATAAAACTATTTTAAAATGTAATAAAAGCGCTTCTGTATTCAGGCGTTCCATACATAAATGAAGAAGCTTTATAAAGGCATTCATAAATTTCAGGAATCCTATTTCAAAAAAGAAGGGGAGTTCTTCGGGCGGCTTGCTAAAGAACAGGAGCCTGAAGTTCTCTTTATATCCTGCGCTGACTCACGGGTAGACCAGAATCTCGTTACGCACTTCAGCTACCTTGAAAAGGTGATTTGAATGACACTTTGGCTTAGTTTCATCGTCTGCACTTCTGTCATTGTCTATTCAGGGACAAGGCTTGCCAAGTACGGAGACGTTATCGCTGAAAAGACAGGGCTTGGCAGGGCATGGATCGGCCTTGTGCTGATGGCGTCAGTAACGTCACTTCCTGAACTTGTTACCGGCATAACTTCTGTCACCTTCGCGGGAGTTCCGGATATAGCAGCGGGTGACGTTCTGGGAAGCTGTGTCTTTAATATGCTCATCCTTGCGCTTATTGACGCTGCGCACCGGCGGGAACCGTTGTCAGCTAAGGCACATCACGGGCATGTTCTCTCTGCGGGTTTTGGAATACTTCTTTTGGCAATAGTTGTTATAAGCCTTTTTCTGGGAGTCCGTATTTCTTCCATCGGCTGGATCGGACTTTATACTCCTATAATTATAGGTGTCTATTTAATCGCCATGAGATTGGTCTATTTTTATGAACAGAGGCAGATTTCCGCATTCATAAAAGAGGTAGCTGTTGAATTGCAATACGAAAAAATACCGGCGAAGACTGCTGTTGTTCATTACAGCATCCATGCGATTATTGTTGTCATAGCAGCCATCTTCCTGCCTGAAATAGGCGAGGCAATTGCAGAGACGACAGGTTTGGGCCAGACCTTTGTGGGCAATATTTTCATAGCTGTATCCACATCTCTCCCTGAAGTGGTGGTCTCTATAGCTGCCGTGAAGATGGGGGCGATAAACCTTGCAGCCGGAAACTTGTTCGGGTCTAATATCTTCAACATATTAATCCTTGGCATTGACGATCTCTTTTTCGTAAAAGGGCCTATGTTGTCATTTGTAAATCAGAACCATGCGATCCCGGCATTGTCCGCCATTGCCATGACAGCAGTTGCAATTATCGGTTTGACCTATCGTGCTGAGAGTAAAAAATTGTTTCTGGCATGGGATTCTGCCGGGATGGTGTTGATATTTATGATTAACCTTGTGCTGTTATATATGCTGAAATAGAAGGAGAGACTGACAATGAACTGGCATCAAAAGAAAATTAATGAGGTAGTTGATGAGCTGAAATCTTCGCTGCAGGGGATCTCTTCTGAAGAAGCCGACAAAAGGCTTGGAGAATACGGCCCTAATGAATTAAAGGAGAAAGCGAAGAAGACCCCGCTAATGATGTTTTTTGACCAGTTCAAGGATTTCATGATAATGGTGCTTATCGCCGCCGCCGTTATTTCAGGGTTCATCGGTGAGTTGTCCGACACCATAGCAATAATTGTTATTGTCGTTATCAATGCGGTCATCGGCTTTATACAGGAATACAGGGCTGAAAAGGCGATGGCCGCCCTTAAAAAGATGGCTGCTCCTTTTGCAACGGCAATAAGGAACGGCGTCCCTGAGACCGTACCCGCCTCCCTGCTTGTTCCCGGTGATGTTGTCATACTTGAGGCCGGCAAAATAATGCCTGCTGATATGAGGCTTATAGAGTCCGCGCAGCTGAAGGTGGAAGAGGCGGCCCTTACTGGTGAATCTGAGGCTGTTTTGAAACATACACACGCGCTTCATGATGAGCATTTGCCGTTGGGCGACAGAAAGAACATAACATACAAGGGTACCTTCGCGACCTATGGCCGCGGGGCCGGCATCATCGTAGCGACAGGCATGAATACAGAGCTTGGCAAGATCGCGACAATGCTGCAGGAAGAGGAAGAGGTGAAGACCCCGCTTCAGAAGAGGCTTGCCAGCTTCGGCCAGAAGCTCGCCATCGCAGTGCTTGCCATATGCGCAATAGTCTTCAGCATAGGCGTTATGAGAGGGGAGGATCCCATGTTGATGCTCCTGACAGCTATCTCCCTTGCGGTTGCCGCTATACCAGAAGCGCTGCCTGCGGTCATAACGATATCTCTTGCGCTTGGCGCAAAGAAACTTGTACAGCAGAATGCCCTCATTAGGAAACTCCCTGCCGTTGAAACGCTTGGCTCAGTCACCTACATATGTTCAGACAAGACAGGCACTCTCACTCTCAATAAGATGACGGTGGAGGAGCTGTATATAGATAATGAAATAGTAAAGACAAAAGCTTCTCAACCTCAAAACTTCAAAACTTCTCCATCTTCTTTGCTGATGACCGCTCTCGCACTCAGCAATGACGCTGTTTTTGATAAGGACGGCAAGCTGATCGGCGACCCTACAGAGACCGCGCTTTTTGATATCGCAGACAAGAACGGGTTTAACAAACTGGAGCTTGAGAAGGAACTTCCACGTGTAGCTGAGATACCTTTTGATTCTGACAGAAAATGCATGACAACGTTTCATATGACCCCCCCCATCCCCCCCTTGGTAAGGGGGGGCGAAGGGGGGGTGATTTCCTTCACCAAAGGCGCGATAGATGTTCTGCTTGACAGGTCAGACAATATCCTAACGTCTGACGGGCTCAAGCCTATCAATAAAGAAGAGATAGTTAAAAGCGGCAACAGAATGGCTGCTGACGGACTGCGGGTTCTTTGCGTTGCTATGAGAAAGTGGGACAAACTGCCTGATGACATGTCTCATGAGCATGTCGAGGCCGGGCTTACCATTATAGGGCTCACCGGCATGATGGATCCTCCAAGAGAAGAGGCAAAAGAGGCTGTTGCTATGTGTGTGAGAGCAGGAATAAAACCGGTGATGATAACCGGGGATCATCCGATCACAGCGAGAGAGATAGCAAAGAGGCTCGGTATCATTGATGATGACCCGAGGACAATAATTACCGGAAGAGAGCTCGATAAACTTACAATGGAGGAATTTGAGGAAAGAGTTGAGCATATCAGGGTTTACGCGAGGGTCGCGCCTGAGCAGAAGCTCAAGATAGTAAAGGCGCTTCAGGACAAAGGACAGTTTGTCGCAATGACCGGCGACGGTGTAAATGACGCGCCCGCCTTAAAGCGGTCTGACATCGGCGTTGCCATGGGAATTACCGGCACTGACGTTTCAAAGGAAGCATCAGATATGATACTGCTTGACGACAATTTCGCGACCATAGTAAAGGCTGTAAAGGAAGGCAGGAAGATATATGACAACATCAGGAAGTTCGTAAAATATCTTCTTACTACCAACTCAGGCGAGATATGGACGCTCTTTCTCGCTCCGCTGGTCGGGCTGCCTATACCGCTTTTGCCGATACATATATTATGGATAAATCTTGTTACAGACAGCCTTCCGGCGCTCGCACTTTCCGCTGAACCTGCTGAAGGTGATGTTATGAACAGGCCGCCGAGGCATCCTAAAGAGAGCATATTCGCTTACGGCTTGGGGATTCATGCCATATGGGTCGGCCTTCTGATGGGCGGCGTAGTTCTATTCGTCCAGGCATGGTCAATAAATACCGGGCATGCTCACTGGCA
The sequence above is drawn from the Nitrospirota bacterium genome and encodes:
- a CDS encoding sodium:calcium antiporter; the encoded protein is MTLWLSFIVCTSVIVYSGTRLAKYGDVIAEKTGLGRAWIGLVLMASVTSLPELVTGITSVTFAGVPDIAAGDVLGSCVFNMLILALIDAAHRREPLSAKAHHGHVLSAGFGILLLAIVVISLFLGVRISSIGWIGLYTPIIIGVYLIAMRLVYFYEQRQISAFIKEVAVELQYEKIPAKTAVVHYSIHAIIVVIAAIFLPEIGEAIAETTGLGQTFVGNIFIAVSTSLPEVVVSIAAVKMGAINLAAGNLFGSNIFNILILGIDDLFFVKGPMLSFVNQNHAIPALSAIAMTAVAIIGLTYRAESKKLFLAWDSAGMVLIFMINLVLLYMLK
- a CDS encoding cation-translocating P-type ATPase: MNWHQKKINEVVDELKSSLQGISSEEADKRLGEYGPNELKEKAKKTPLMMFFDQFKDFMIMVLIAAAVISGFIGELSDTIAIIVIVVINAVIGFIQEYRAEKAMAALKKMAAPFATAIRNGVPETVPASLLVPGDVVILEAGKIMPADMRLIESAQLKVEEAALTGESEAVLKHTHALHDEHLPLGDRKNITYKGTFATYGRGAGIIVATGMNTELGKIATMLQEEEEVKTPLQKRLASFGQKLAIAVLAICAIVFSIGVMRGEDPMLMLLTAISLAVAAIPEALPAVITISLALGAKKLVQQNALIRKLPAVETLGSVTYICSDKTGTLTLNKMTVEELYIDNEIVKTKASQPQNFKTSPSSLLMTALALSNDAVFDKDGKLIGDPTETALFDIADKNGFNKLELEKELPRVAEIPFDSDRKCMTTFHMTPPIPPLVRGGEGGVISFTKGAIDVLLDRSDNILTSDGLKPINKEEIVKSGNRMAADGLRVLCVAMRKWDKLPDDMSHEHVEAGLTIIGLTGMMDPPREEAKEAVAMCVRAGIKPVMITGDHPITAREIAKRLGIIDDDPRTIITGRELDKLTMEEFEERVEHIRVYARVAPEQKLKIVKALQDKGQFVAMTGDGVNDAPALKRSDIGVAMGITGTDVSKEASDMILLDDNFATIVKAVKEGRKIYDNIRKFVKYLLTTNSGEIWTLFLAPLVGLPIPLLPIHILWINLVTDSLPALALSAEPAEGDVMNRPPRHPKESIFAYGLGIHAIWVGLLMGGVVLFVQAWSINTGHAHWQTMVFTVLCLTQLGHVLAIRSEKQSLFTIGLFTNKFLLGAVVLTFILQMATIYVPAFNSVFKTEPLTLSELALTLALSSVVFVAVEIEKWFKRRMD
- a CDS encoding DUF512 domain-containing protein codes for the protein MNLSINHIKEGSNAEKLGLKKGDVIAAINNEPVKDIIDYMFHAADSSLHMDIIRGDKKLNFTVPKKDISNLDIELKSFKTKSCNNNCIFCFVNQLPKGMRKSLYLKDDDYRMSFLYGNYVTLTNLTKKDKERIVSQRLGPLYLSVHTTNTDLRRKMLGNKKAPDILEDIKYFTSHKIRIHAQIVLCPGFNDGEELLNTIRDLSKFYPYMLSISVVPVGLTKYRKKLVRPVETDEAKKVIEEVKKLQLRFNKRHGDTLVYIADELYIDAGMPFPALKNYGDLPQLENGVGMVPLFLNLAKKAKLPKKIEPKNIATFTGKSFMPYLTEFKKRLDTIEGLNLEVFEVENRHFGSSVTVAGLLTGKDIIKTLVGKTRADCILVPDVTLRDETNVFLDNVKIKDIEETLGIPVKVIESTPQGLIEGIKDGCKWED
- a CDS encoding formate--tetrahydrofolate ligase; the protein is MPLDPTKHKDWEIAEEAEKTMATIYEIGERLGLKKEELLPQGHYIGKIDYRAVLERLKDRPNGKYIDVTAITPTPLGEGKSTSTMGLVQGLGKLGKNVSAAIRQPSGGPTMNIKGSAAGGGLAQCIPLTPFSLGFTGDINAIMNAHNLAMVALTSRMQHERNYNDEQLVRLSNMERLDIDPTKVEMGWIIDFCAQSLRNIIIGIDGVNGNKDGFLMKSKFGIAVSSEVMAILSVATSLKDMRERMGKIVVAYNKKGKPITTEDLQVAGAMTAWMVSALNPSLMQTIEGQPVIVHAGPFANIAIGQSSIIADQIGLKLSDYHVTESGFGADIGFEKFWNLKCRFSKLIPDCAVVVATIRALKCHGGAPVPVPGKPMPKEYSTENVGWVEKGCGNLLHHIKNVRKAGISPVVCINAFYTDTPAEIAKVRELVEAAGAKVALSKHWEKGGAGAIEFAEAVVAACEEKNDFKFLYELDQPVKERIELIAKEVYGADGVEYSPEAETALARIQKDPELSKLGLCMVKTHLSLSDNPALKGVPTGWKLKIREVLTYGGAQFIVPVAGAISLMPGTSSNPAFKRVDVDTETGKVQGVF
- the pgsA gene encoding CDP-diacylglycerol--glycerol-3-phosphate 3-phosphatidyltransferase, whose amino-acid sequence is MIKNIPNILTVTRILLLPPFVAAFMYNKYQAALYIFILAACTDIFDGLVARITKQTTELGRILDPIADKFFMVTSFVLMTYYGMIPKWITIVVISRDLIVITGCIITYFIVNRLKIEPTILGKTSSAFQFVLIGVVLLLINMNGDTSSLFLLLIFIAFLTIVSGLQYIYNGLKTINPGNGQA